One window from the genome of Actinoplanes teichomyceticus ATCC 31121 encodes:
- a CDS encoding (2,3-dihydroxybenzoyl)adenylate synthase, with product MSVTASRAGRPEVVPWPDELAERYVARGYWEQRPLGAYLDDAAAGRPGTICLVDGDVSLTFAELVSRVDGAAQRLHGLGLRAGDRVIVQLPNCWEFVVIALACFRSGVVPVMALPAHRRQELTAIARLTEARALLVAGTVRGFDHEQLAHEVAAAVPGLRHVAVTGRRNRPDSLDLVALCAPAGDTSARAAAPDPGDVALFLLSGGTTGRPKLIPRTHNDYAYMMRTAARICGAGPDTVYLAVLPLAHGYPMAGPGILGTLVSGGRIVILASPAPQRALAAIAEHRVTMTSLVPAAVIRWLDHLAGSPAADLDSLDLVQVAGSRLPDEVAARVTPALGARLQQVYGMAEGLLCMTRPGDPDAVVHHTQGRPICPDDELLLVDEDGTPVPIGEPGILLTRGPYTPLGYYREPELTAAAYPPGGWYRTGDVVRLRADGNLVIEGRDKDLINRGGEKIAAEEVENFAHQLATVSQAAAVAMPDPELGEAVCLYVVPRAGSTVTLAQVRDVMREAGVAAFKLPERLELVDSLPVTAIGKVDKKALRADIARRRHP from the coding sequence ATGTCCGTGACTGCGTCGAGGGCCGGGCGGCCGGAGGTGGTGCCGTGGCCCGACGAGCTGGCGGAGCGTTATGTGGCCCGCGGTTACTGGGAACAACGGCCGCTGGGCGCCTATCTGGACGACGCGGCGGCCGGCCGCCCGGGGACGATCTGTCTCGTCGACGGCGACGTGTCATTGACCTTCGCCGAGCTGGTGTCGCGGGTGGACGGCGCGGCCCAACGGTTACACGGTCTCGGTCTGCGCGCCGGTGACCGGGTCATCGTGCAGCTGCCGAACTGCTGGGAGTTCGTGGTCATCGCGCTGGCCTGTTTCCGCAGTGGGGTGGTGCCGGTGATGGCGCTGCCCGCGCACCGGCGGCAGGAGCTGACCGCGATTGCCCGGCTCACCGAGGCGCGGGCGCTGCTGGTGGCGGGCACGGTCCGCGGTTTCGACCACGAGCAGCTGGCGCACGAGGTCGCCGCCGCGGTGCCCGGCCTGCGGCACGTCGCGGTGACCGGACGCCGGAACCGGCCGGACAGCCTCGACCTGGTGGCGCTGTGCGCGCCGGCCGGCGACACCAGCGCTCGCGCCGCGGCCCCGGATCCCGGTGACGTGGCGTTGTTCCTGCTGTCCGGCGGTACCACCGGGCGACCCAAGCTCATCCCGCGCACGCACAACGACTACGCGTACATGATGCGCACGGCCGCGCGGATCTGCGGCGCCGGGCCGGACACGGTGTATCTGGCGGTGCTGCCGCTCGCGCACGGCTATCCGATGGCCGGGCCGGGCATCCTGGGCACGCTGGTCAGCGGCGGGCGCATCGTGATCCTGGCCTCGCCCGCACCGCAGCGGGCGCTGGCCGCGATCGCCGAGCACCGGGTCACGATGACCTCGCTCGTGCCGGCTGCCGTCATCCGCTGGCTGGACCACCTGGCCGGCTCCCCCGCCGCCGACCTGGATTCGCTGGACCTGGTGCAGGTGGCCGGGTCGCGGCTGCCCGACGAGGTGGCCGCCCGGGTCACGCCCGCGCTGGGCGCCCGGCTGCAGCAGGTGTACGGAATGGCCGAGGGTTTGCTGTGCATGACCAGGCCCGGCGATCCCGACGCGGTGGTGCACCACACGCAGGGCCGGCCGATCTGTCCCGACGACGAGCTGCTGCTGGTCGACGAGGACGGGACGCCGGTGCCGATCGGGGAACCCGGGATTCTGCTGACCCGAGGGCCGTACACGCCGCTCGGTTACTACCGCGAGCCGGAGCTGACCGCGGCGGCGTACCCGCCCGGCGGCTGGTATCGCACCGGGGACGTGGTGCGGCTGCGCGCCGACGGCAACCTGGTGATCGAGGGCCGCGACAAGGATCTCATCAACCGCGGCGGCGAGAAGATCGCCGCGGAGGAGGTGGAGAACTTCGCCCACCAGCTGGCCACGGTGAGCCAGGCCGCCGCGGTGGCGATGCCGGATCCTGAGCTCGGCGAAGCCGTCTGCCTGTACGTCGTGCCGCGCGCGGGCAGCACGGTCACGTTGGCGCAGGTGCGCGACGTCATGCGCGAGGCCGGGGTGGCGGCGTTCAAGCTGCCCGAGCGGCTAGAGCTGGTGGACAGCCTCCCGGTCACCGCCATCGGCAAGGTCGACAAGAAGGCGCTGCGGGCCGACATCGCGCGGCGCCGGCACCCCTGA
- a CDS encoding SCP2 sterol-binding domain-containing protein, with protein sequence MDPADLEPQDFAALLRRTPAAELKAAMAGAHRRTVLNGIFARMPGLLRQDRAGTLSAVIHWCVTGRPDGGADTYELVIADGVCTLSDRPRHEPRLTLTLGAMELLGLVAGRSSPVSMLVLGRLKARGDMALTVRVPALFEIPAP encoded by the coding sequence GTGGACCCGGCGGATCTGGAGCCGCAGGATTTCGCCGCGCTGCTCCGGCGCACCCCTGCCGCGGAGCTGAAGGCGGCGATGGCGGGTGCGCACCGCCGTACCGTGCTGAACGGCATTTTCGCCCGGATGCCCGGACTGCTGCGCCAAGACCGAGCGGGCACCCTGTCCGCGGTCATCCACTGGTGCGTGACCGGGCGTCCCGACGGCGGCGCCGACACCTACGAACTGGTCATCGCCGATGGTGTGTGCACGCTGTCGGACCGGCCCCGCCACGAACCGCGGCTGACGCTGACCCTGGGCGCGATGGAGCTGCTCGGCTTGGTCGCGGGCCGCTCCAGTCCGGTGTCCATGCTGGTGCTCGGCCGGCTCAAAGCGCGCGGGGACATGGCGCTGACCGTCCGCGTACCCGCGCTGTTCGAAATCCCCGCGCCCTGA
- the rfbB gene encoding dTDP-glucose 4,6-dehydratase, which translates to MRILVTGGAGFIGSHFVRATLRGQLPGSAGSQVTVLDKLTYSGNLANLAPVAGVDGYRFVHGDTCDPEVVDRAVAGQDVVVHFAAETHVDRSLVAADQFVRTNVLGTQTLLEAALRHRVRRFVHVSTDEVYGSIEHGSWTEQTPLSPNVPYAAAKAGSDVLALAYHRSFGLDVCVTRCTNNYGPYQFPEKVIPLFVTNLLDARRVPLYGDGRNRRDWLHVADHCRGIQLVLQDGRAGEVYHIGGGTELSNIELTGRLLEACGAGWDAVDRVPDRQGHDRRYSLDTTKITRELGYRPQIDFTEGLAATVAWYRENRAWWEPLRERATARQRRPEPTFH; encoded by the coding sequence GTGCGCATCCTGGTAACGGGTGGGGCGGGTTTCATCGGATCGCATTTCGTGCGCGCGACCCTGCGCGGGCAGCTGCCCGGATCGGCCGGCAGTCAGGTCACCGTGCTGGACAAGCTGACGTACTCGGGCAACCTGGCCAATCTCGCGCCGGTCGCCGGGGTGGACGGTTACCGGTTCGTGCACGGTGACACCTGCGATCCGGAGGTGGTCGACCGGGCGGTCGCGGGCCAGGACGTCGTCGTGCATTTCGCCGCGGAGACGCACGTGGACCGCTCGCTGGTCGCGGCGGACCAGTTCGTCCGGACCAACGTCCTCGGCACCCAGACCCTGCTGGAGGCGGCGCTGCGGCACAGGGTACGCCGGTTCGTGCACGTGTCCACGGACGAGGTGTACGGCTCCATCGAGCACGGTTCGTGGACCGAGCAGACCCCGCTGTCGCCCAACGTGCCGTACGCGGCGGCCAAGGCCGGCTCCGATGTGCTGGCGCTGGCGTATCACCGCTCGTTCGGGCTGGACGTGTGTGTGACGCGGTGCACCAACAACTACGGGCCGTACCAGTTTCCGGAGAAGGTGATCCCGCTGTTCGTCACCAATCTGCTCGACGCCCGGCGGGTTCCACTGTACGGCGACGGGCGCAACCGCCGCGACTGGCTGCACGTGGCCGATCACTGCCGGGGCATCCAACTCGTGCTGCAGGACGGCCGGGCCGGCGAGGTGTACCACATCGGCGGCGGCACGGAGCTGAGCAACATCGAGCTGACCGGGCGGCTGCTCGAGGCGTGCGGCGCCGGCTGGGACGCCGTGGATCGGGTGCCGGACCGGCAGGGACACGACCGGCGCTACTCGCTGGACACCACCAAGATCACCCGCGAGCTGGGGTACCGGCCGCAGATCGACTTCACCGAGGGGCTGGCCGCCACCGTCGCCTGGTACCGGGAGAACCGGGCGTGGTGGGAGCCCCTGCGTGAGCGGGCCACGGCCCGGCAACGACGCCCCGAACCCACCTTCCACTGA
- a CDS encoding class I SAM-dependent methyltransferase produces the protein MPSIIRDVDRCRVCGHQDWLDLLSLGRTPLANNLLDPADRDRPQPEYPVDVIVCRSCRLMSLRHVVDPEVLFSDYVYVSSNSDLHTTHMHSIADWCVAKAELLPGDLVVELGSNIGSQLALFGKRGMRTVGVDPARNLAAVANADGIETIADFFGPKAAGQVQARHGRAALVLGRQCFAHIDDLHHVLDGVDAVLAEDGLLVIEVPYLLDLLQQNQFDTIYHEHLSYLSLGTFARLFAAHGLRIVDVERAPVHGGSIVVFAARETAGREPAAAVADLHAVEQAAGLAGDQPYLAFAERVGRLRREIGDLVRDLAGQGKRIAGYGTPSKGTALLRACGLGADEIAYCTDTTPGKQGRLIAGSLIPVVSPQQARREPPDYWLLLAWNYADEIISKEQAFLDAGGRFIIPIPQPRIVAAADVTSATGQAA, from the coding sequence ATGCCGAGCATCATCCGGGACGTGGACCGCTGCCGGGTCTGCGGCCACCAGGACTGGCTGGACCTGCTGTCGCTGGGCCGCACCCCGCTGGCCAACAACCTGCTCGACCCCGCCGACCGGGACCGGCCGCAGCCGGAGTACCCCGTCGACGTCATCGTCTGCCGCTCCTGCCGGCTGATGAGCCTGCGCCACGTCGTCGACCCCGAGGTCCTGTTCAGCGACTACGTGTACGTGTCCTCGAACTCCGACCTGCACACCACGCACATGCACAGCATCGCGGACTGGTGCGTCGCCAAGGCCGAGCTGCTCCCCGGCGACCTGGTCGTGGAGCTGGGCAGCAACATCGGCTCCCAGCTCGCGCTGTTCGGCAAGCGCGGGATGCGTACGGTGGGGGTGGATCCGGCCCGCAACCTCGCCGCGGTGGCCAACGCCGACGGCATCGAGACGATCGCCGACTTCTTCGGCCCGAAGGCTGCCGGGCAGGTCCAGGCGCGGCACGGGCGGGCAGCGCTGGTGCTCGGCCGGCAGTGTTTCGCGCACATCGACGACCTCCACCACGTGCTCGACGGGGTGGACGCGGTGCTCGCCGAGGACGGGCTGCTGGTCATCGAGGTGCCGTACCTGCTGGATCTGCTGCAGCAGAACCAGTTCGACACGATCTACCACGAGCATCTGTCGTATCTGTCGCTGGGCACGTTCGCGCGGCTGTTCGCCGCGCACGGGCTGCGGATCGTGGACGTGGAACGCGCGCCGGTGCACGGCGGCTCGATCGTGGTGTTCGCCGCCCGCGAGACCGCCGGGCGCGAACCCGCCGCGGCGGTGGCGGACCTGCACGCCGTCGAGCAGGCCGCCGGGCTGGCCGGCGACCAGCCGTACCTCGCATTCGCCGAGCGGGTGGGGCGGCTGCGTCGCGAGATCGGGGACCTGGTGCGCGATCTGGCGGGCCAGGGCAAGCGGATCGCCGGGTACGGCACCCCGTCCAAGGGCACCGCGCTGCTGCGCGCCTGCGGGCTCGGCGCCGACGAGATCGCGTACTGCACCGACACGACCCCGGGTAAGCAGGGCCGGCTGATCGCCGGGTCGCTGATCCCGGTCGTCTCCCCGCAGCAGGCGCGGCGGGAACCCCCGGACTACTGGCTGCTGCTCGCCTGGAACTACGCCGACGAGATCATCAGTAAGGAGCAGGCGTTCCTCGACGCCGGCGGCCGGTTCATCATCCCCATCCCCCAGCCGCGCATCGTCGCCGCCGCCGACGTCACGTCGGCCACCGGGCAAGCAGCATGA